One Natronolimnobius sp. AArcel1 DNA window includes the following coding sequences:
- a CDS encoding SDR family oxidoreductase codes for MDLQIDGNAALVTASSSGLGKASATALAREGVNVVINGRDEDQLAEAKAEIEDVATGEVVAQPADLTDEDDIKTLVETTVDEFGGLDHLVTSAGGPPSGPFLETDDDDWYQAYDLLVMSVVRLAREAEPHLKDGDGGTMVNITSRSVKEAIDSLVLSNSVRMSVIGLEKTLSQEFAPDVRANAVLPGPHETARIEELVDQGVERGEYDSYEEGLASWATNPLERVGDPMELGNTVAFLSSPQSGFINGQSIVIDGGTTGSNL; via the coding sequence ATGGATCTGCAAATCGACGGCAACGCGGCACTGGTAACAGCTTCCTCGAGTGGACTCGGCAAGGCCTCGGCAACGGCGCTGGCTCGCGAAGGAGTCAACGTCGTCATCAACGGCCGCGATGAGGACCAACTCGCCGAAGCGAAAGCCGAAATCGAAGACGTTGCAACGGGCGAGGTCGTCGCCCAGCCGGCTGATCTCACCGACGAAGACGATATCAAAACACTTGTCGAGACAACTGTCGACGAGTTCGGTGGCCTCGACCACCTCGTCACCAGCGCCGGCGGCCCGCCATCCGGCCCGTTCCTCGAGACCGATGACGACGACTGGTATCAGGCCTACGACCTGCTCGTGATGAGCGTCGTCCGCCTCGCTCGCGAAGCCGAGCCACACCTGAAAGACGGCGATGGCGGCACGATGGTCAACATCACCTCCCGCAGCGTCAAGGAGGCAATCGACAGCCTCGTCCTCTCGAACTCGGTCCGGATGAGCGTCATCGGCCTCGAGAAGACGCTCTCTCAGGAATTCGCGCCAGACGTTCGGGCGAACGCAGTGCTTCCCGGCCCACACGAGACGGCTCGTATCGAGGAACTCGTCGACCAGGGCGTCGAGCGTGGCGAGTACGACTCCTACGAGGAGGGACTGGCAAGTTGGGCGACCAACCCACTCGAGCGCGTCGGCGATCCGATGGAACTGGGCAACACCGTCGCGTTCCTCTCCTCGCCACAGTCTGGCTTCATTAACGGCCAGAGCATCGTCATCGACGGCGGCACGACCGGGTCGAACCTCTAA